CGAAACCCCACGCCTTGATGAGCCCCTCGTCGCGCATCCGCGTCAGCTCGGGCATCGCCCCCTTCTTGGCCACCTCAAAATACTCGGTCCACTTCTCGCCCATATCGCCGTTGTCAGGCGACAGGTCGTGGATGAACACGATGTCGATCTGCGACACGCCGAGCCGCTGCAAACTATCTTCGATCGACCGCCGCACCCCGTCGGCCGTGTAGTCGTATTCGAACGCAAACGGCGACGGCTCCTTCCACAGCGAAGGTTTCGGCTTCTCGCTCGTCGCCTTGAAGATGCGGCCCACCTTCGTCGACAGCACATATTCTTCCGGCTGGTGATTGTGCAAAAAGTGCCCCAGCCGCCGCTCGCTCAACCCGTAACCGTAAAACGGCGACGTATCGAAGTACCGCACGCCCACCGCCCACGCCGCTTCGAGCGCCGCCTGCGACTCTTCATCCGTCGTCGGGGCGAAGCCATTGCCGATCGCGACGCAACCGACGCCGACGCGATACGGCGGCCGATACTTCCCGCCGCTCTCCTTGTTCGTCGGCAACGGCCCCTCGATCAGCTTCCCCTTGGTCGGCATCACCGAACCTTCGCCGCTGGCGAGCAAATCAGCGGCGGCGAGAAACGTCGTTCCCGCGGCAGCGGTCGACATGAAATGGCGGCGAGAGAGCATGGCAAACTCCTGGTGGCGGGAAGATGAGCGCTAATGCAGTGCAAGCAATTCGCCTGATGCAAACAGAATCCCGAATCGCTGAAGCGGTTACAACTTGAACATTCAACTTGACGCCTCTCCCGCGCCGGCGCCAGCCCCGGCTTCATAGCTAGTTCCGACATTAATCAATGAAGAGCGGACTCGCTATTGACTCAACAGCGACGCAATGCCGCCCGCTAAACTGCGGCTGCAACAGCTATCAACCAATGTTATGATACGATTAACCAGAGAGACTCAGGCCGCGAACGCCAGTCCACCGCGCCTTCGAGGGGCCTAGGCTGGACGTACTTCAATGTCATTCGACCCGTGTGAGCGACGCCAATGCGATTGCCGGTCAGCCGCCCCTTCATCCGCCTGGCAGCAGCCCCCCTTTGGCTGCTGTGCGTCGCCTCTCTATGTCACGGTCAGAGTACGATCACGCCAATCGCTCTGCCGTTCGATCTGACGACTCCAGCGCCAGACGGCGCCTACTGGACTGAGCTACGCACGCCATCGATCGACAACCAGGGCGGCATCGCCTTCCGCGGCTATGTGAACGACAAGTTTGAGAACGGCGGCATCAACTCGGCCTATCGAACGTCCAGTGGAAACTACATCGCCCGCGCTGGCGAGCAAGCGCCGGGTCTTGCCCCGGGCGCTCGGTTCCTATCGATCGCGAATCTGCAAATCAGCCCCGGCGGAGCCGCTGGGTTTCTGGGGTACATCGAAACAGGTCCTTCCACATGGTCCTCTGGAATCTGGGCGGAGAACCCCAACGGCGAACTGCGGCTGGTTGCCCACAGCGGGACGCAAGTTCCCGGAGCTCCTGCCGGCACGACATGGTCGCCCTTCAACGACGCCATCGCAGACAATGCCATGATCACCCTGTACGACAAGGGTTCGGCGCCGTTTGTGATCAATGCACGAGGCGAGACGGCGTTCTACGCTCAGCTCGACCGACCAGGCGCCCCGCAGTCGGTGGAGGGTGTGTGGTCGGAGGGGGGCGGCGTCGGACTGCGACTTCTTGCCGGTACAGGCACGAGCGTGCCGCAGTACTCGCCGGGAGCGACGGTGGTCGGCATCCCATCTCCCTGGGACTCCGTGCGCATGAACGACCATGGCCAATCGGTCTTGGTCGCCGCCGTCGCGGCTCATGAACTCGGGATCGGCGGCGGAGTCGGCGTATTCATCGACGATCCAGTGCAGGGGCTTGTCATTGCAGCGAAGAGCGGCCAACAAGCTCCCGGATTGCCGAATGCGCAGTTCGCGAGATTCTCAATGCCAAGCCTCAACAATGCCGGGCAAGTCACCTTCCTCGCGCAGCACGTCCAAGGTCTTTCCGCAGAGGAAGGCGTTTGGGCCGGGCTGCCCGGCGATTTGCGCCTCGTCGCCCAAACTGGAGACGCAGCCCCCGGCGTCGACGGCGTTTTCGCAGACTTCAATCCAACGCTCAGCATGCCTGCGGCAGCGCGGCCGGTCATCAACGGGCAAGGGCAAGTCGCCTTTACCGCCCGCATCGCTGGCCCCGGTATCGACAAATCAAATGACAGCGGAATCTGGCTCCGCGATCTTGCCGGAAATTTGCAACTCGTCGCTCGGGAAGGCGACATTGCTATCGGCCAGGAGGTTCTAGGAGACGTTACTGACTATTCGGGAAGCCTCATCCT
This sequence is a window from Lacipirellula parvula. Protein-coding genes within it:
- a CDS encoding aldo/keto reductase; translated protein: MLSRRHFMSTAAAGTTFLAAADLLASGEGSVMPTKGKLIEGPLPTNKESGGKYRPPYRVGVGCVAIGNGFAPTTDEESQAALEAAWAVGVRYFDTSPFYGYGLSERRLGHFLHNHQPEEYVLSTKVGRIFKATSEKPKPSLWKEPSPFAFEYDYTADGVRRSIEDSLQRLGVSQIDIVFIHDLSPDNGDMGEKWTEYFEVAKKGAMPELTRMRDEGLIKAWGFGVNRPEPALRAAEVADPDLFLLATQYSLIEHDEAAKKTLPTLEKKGVSVVVGAPLMAGYLAGRERYLYGGTIPEWAPAKREKLAAAAAEHGIDLRTAALQFANAPRVVSAVIPGARTPEQAIANAKSLQVEIPAEFWESLRRDGLIAKEAAVPGEA